One genomic segment of Mytilus galloprovincialis chromosome 5, xbMytGall1.hap1.1, whole genome shotgun sequence includes these proteins:
- the LOC143076014 gene encoding uncharacterized protein LOC143076014 — MIGKNNSVLTRVREKSPNVFNVGCVCHLANICAQKAVKTLPLPVDDLLIDVFFHFYHSSKRKEEYNSFLDFTDTEPMKLLKHCGTRWLSLERCVRRLLQQWPALKSYFQSHAESEKPGRIMRCAEFLVNDEMWLYYAFLDFILPVLNDFNVMFQAGESMVGFLHTEMVRLLRKLMARFVSTKVITSQQDITKVDFQSTENQHDNERIAIGWTAREFLSDHEELSPVVVNRFYSSVRQFYCTTVSTMIAKFPFKDKVLQTIAYLNPDTRQNVSPEDVASLSDRFLSLSPDQKSQLEDQASDYILSPKSDLPPYDKENTTMNQFWQSMAQRKIPSGQPQFDLLFQLSKVMLTIPHSNADTERTFSMLKKIQTDSRDNLESKTIHSLLSIKINNYTDCYLYKPEPSLVRAAKSACTSNQSQCSTTSA, encoded by the exons ATGATTGGTAAAAACAACAGTGTCCTCACCAGAGTCCGAGAGAAGAGCCCAAATGTTTTCAACGTTGGTTGTGTTTGTCACCTGGCAAACATCTGTGCACAGAAAGCAGTGAAGACCCTCCCATTACCAGTAGATGACCTGCTTATAGATGTCTTCTTCCATTTTTATCACAG TTCTAAACGCAAAGAAGAGTACAACAGTTTCCTTGACTTCACAGACACAGAACCCATGAAGTTACTTAAGCACTGTGGTACCAGGTGGTTGTCCCTAGAGAGATGTGTAAGACGATTACTCCAGCAGTGGCCAGCCCTAAAGTCCTACTTCCAGAGTCATGCAGAGAGTGAGAAGCCAGGTCGTATTATGAGGTGTGCAGAATTCCTAGTCAACGACGAGATGTGGCTCTACTATGCCTTTCTTGACTTCATCCTTCCTGTGTTAAACGACTTCAATGTTATGTTTCAg GCTGGTGAGTCTATGGTTGGGTTTCTGCACACAGAAATGGTTCGTCTTCTCCGTAAACTCATGGCCAGATTTGTCAGCACTAAGGTTATCACCAGTCAGCAAGACATCACCAAGGTCGACTTCCAGTCTACAGAGAATCAGCACGACAACGAGAGGATAGCCATTGGTTGGACAGCTAGGGAGTTCCTCAGTGACCATGAGGAGCTTTCACCAGTGGTTGTCAACAGGTTTTACag ttcTGTAAGACAGTTCTACTGCACAACAGTGTCTACCATGATTGCAAAGTTTCCTTTCAAGGATAAGGTGTTGCAGACCATTGCCTACCTCAACCCAGATACCAGACAGAATGTGTCACCAGAAGATG ttGCCAGTCTGTCAGACAGATTTCTCTCTCTGAGTCCTGACCAGAAATCACAACTTGAAGACCAGGCTAGTGACTACATCCTTTCTCCAAAGTCAGACCTGCCACCTTATGACAAAGAAAACACTACTATGAACCAGTTCTGGCAGTCCATGGCACAACGTAAGATTCCAAGTGGCCAACCCCAGTTTGATCTGCTCTTCCAACTCAGCAAAGTAATGCTTACCATTCCACACTCCAATGCAGACACAGAGAGAACCTTCAGCATGCTGAAAAAGATCCAGACAGACAGCAGAGACAACCTAGAGTCCAAGACCATACATAGCCTGCTAAGCATCAAGATCAACAACTATACAGACTGTTACCTGTACAAGCCAGAGCCAAGTCTAGTAAGAGCAGCCAAGTCAGCATGTACCTCCAACCAGTCACAGTGCTCCACAACCAGTGCTTAA